The nucleotide window AGCCATCACGTACTACCCGGTCGCCCCGGGCGTCCGCCTCAACGTCCGCAGCGGCCCCGCCACCAGCTACGGCATAGTCCGCGTCCTGGCCGAGGGCGCCAGGGTCCCGATCTTCTGCCAGACCCCGGGCCAGACCATCTCCGGCCCCTACGGAACGACCAAGGTCTGGGACAACATCGGCGACGGCGAGTACATCTCGGACGCGTACGTCTACACGGGCAG belongs to Streptomyces graminofaciens and includes:
- a CDS encoding SH3 domain-containing protein, producing MSVDSTQKIENTGGEGGESAAPESASVAAAITYYPVAPGVRLNVRSGPATSYGIVRVLAEGARVPIFCQTPGQTISGPYGTTKVWDNIGDGEYISDAYVYTGSDGYVAPHCG